ACTGATAGGCAGCAACTTCAATTACTGATGCACCTTGACTCGTTAATTCTTGGACTAATATTTCTCTGCCGCCAGTCTCTACACGGGGAAACAAGACTTTTTGTCCAGTTAAATCTTCAGGAAAGTTGGCCACTAGAGAATCAGCCACAAAATTTGGGGGAATAAAGTCAGGATTTAGCTGTCTTGTTTGCAGTACGGAAGCGGTTTTGCGTCCAACCACAGCAATTTTTACTCCTCCTAAAGCACGAGCATCATAACCCAGTGTAGTAAGGCGATTGAAAAAGTAGTCAACGCCATTTGCCGACGTCAGAATTAGCCACTGGAATTGACTCAAATCGGCGATCGCTCGATCTAAAGCCGTCCAACTCGAAGGAGGGGCGATCGTCAAAGCTGGTATCTCGACTACCGTCGCCCCTTGCTGTTGCAAAAGAGTGCTAAACTTGCTTGATTGTTGAGCGGCGCGAGTCACCAAAATAGTTTTATTAGCTAAGGGCATTGAAATAACTTGAGGCGAATCCTGATTACTAAGCTGCACGACTTTACCAATTACAATAACTACGGGAGAAAGAGATATTTCTGCGGTCGTTTCCACTATATCGGTTAGCGTACCCCAAAAAACCTGCTGCTGCGATCTTCCACAGTGACGAATAATTGCGATGGATTCATTTGGCGATCGCCCGTTAGCAATTAAATTCTGAATAATTTGCTCAAGAGAACGCCCTCCCATAAGAATCACTATAGTGTCAACTCCAGACAAGACTGACCAATTTAATTGTTCTGGCTGATGTCCGCTAACCACGACAAAACAGCGGCTTAATTTTTTATCGGTTAGAGGAATTCCGGCTAACAAGGGTGCAGCCAAAGCCGAGGAGATCCCAGGAACTAGTTCAAAGCTACAGTTTTTCTTTTGGAGTGCCAAAATTTCTTCATTCGCACGTCCAAAAATAAACGGATCGCCACTTTTTAATCTAACTACCTGCTTGCCCTGAAGACAATAAGCTACTAATAGCTGATTAATCTCTGCTTGGGTGGTACTCAGTTGACCACCACGTTTGCCTACGTGGATTTTTAGGCAGTCTTGGGTAACTAACTTTAGTAATCCTTCATCTACTAAAGCATCATAAATTAGAACCTCGGCAGTGTTTAGTAACTGCTTACCTCTCACGGTCAAATACTCTTCGCCACCAACCCCCGCACCAACCAAATAAACCTTACCTTGCATCAAGTTCTCAGTCATCAGCTATGAGGACACGTGCTTAATTGCTTTATAAGTAGGTATTGTCAAGAAGTAATAGCGTTGAACTATCCCGCTGATTTTACCCAAAAAAGCTAATAGCTTTATTAATAGTAAACTTTTGATAGTAATCAGAGAAATAACGTGAACTTTTATTTAGGCTGTGCAGTTTGGTCGTATAAAGATTGGGTTGGTAATCTATATCCCTCGAAAAGCCAACCGCGAGATTTTTGGCGTTGCATCCGGGCGGGATGATCTAATAATAATGAGGAATGAGATGTCCAAATTGTCAGTCTAATCAAATTCGCCAAAACGGTCATCGTAGATTTGTATGGAGTAGAACTATATAAGGATGGTGCAGCGCCCAAAATTATTCTTACTGGTGAACGGATTCAATGGACTGGTGGTGAATCTTCTGAGGCGGAGAGTCTGGCTACTATCCTAGAATTAATGGGCATTCCCCGTAGTGCCATGATTTTGGAATCTAAATCTTTAACCACTTATGAAAATGCGGTATTCACCAAACAAATTTTACTGGTTACTTCCGCTGCACATATGCCTAGATTGCTAGGGATTTTTAGTAAACAAGGCATTAAGGCTATTCCCGCCCCAGCAGATTTTATGATTAGCGATCGCAACTTAATTGAAAATTGCTTTAGTGTTGAGTCCAGAATTCTCAGTTTTATTCGCAATGCACAAAGCCTCGATTACACCACTCAAGCTTTAAAAAAATACATTGGTACGCTGATTTATCGCTTGAAAGGATGGTTATCAGAAAAACTCAGGCTTTAAGATCTATTGATAAAGAATACTTTCTGAATTGCGGCGATCGATAGAATCTTTTGGCTGATGATAATCATCTTGGCAGCTACGAGTTGTTGCTTCGGCTTCCGCCTGCATTTTAACAACTAATTGAGAATTTTTAGATGTTGGGCTAAACTCACTAACAACTTTGGGAACGGATTTGATTCTTAGTGATTCTAACTGAGGGTTTAATTCAATACTCTTTTCAATCGGAATCGCTAGGCTAGAGCGATTAATTAACTCTTGTAAAGCTGGGCATAGTTCCGAACCATCTTGATAAACCTCTGGAGAATCCCATAAAGGATAAGCGTGTTTTCCATTTACTCCTACTACCTCTCCTTGAGAATTCAGCAAAGGACCTCCACTCATGCCCTTTTTGACATTGTTGGTATAGCCAATTTGATAGCCTTCTTCTAAGGCTTGATTCAAAATAATGGCAACCCTACCTAATTCAAGGGTCAAACCTCTAGATGTATTGAGATTTGATTGAGCAAAAATATCAGCAGTTGGTTGCTCTAGTTTATCAGAGGGAAAACCAGCGGCAAATATAGGTTCTCCTACTTCCAAATAAATAGAATTGCCGATTTTTGCCGTCGGATAAATAGCATCGGCTTCAAACCTTAAAAATGCCAAATCGTATTTAGAATCGGTGTTATTTAACTTAGAAATAACTTCTGCGGAATAGGTTTTTCCATCATAAGTGGTGATTTTATAAGGAGCTTTGCCTGCTCTTAAAACGTGCTGGTTAGTGATAACAATATATTGTTTTCCTGCTTGCTGGACGACGAAGCCAGAACCGAGAAAATCCCCATCTGAAATTTTAACGCTAATTTCCGAGGCAATCTGGTTGATTTTTGGTGATAGTTTTTGAGGAGAAACTGAAGCAAAAGTTTTTAACTTCACTTTAGAAGCATCTCCAGACAAAAACATCCCAGTGCCAACTAGACAAATCATCAGTTTTGTTACCTGGGACGTTGAGTTCAAGATCAAACGGTTGATATAGTTTTTTCTGTGTATGTCCTGATTTTGTGACCCTTTATTGGGTAGCCATTTCATTCACTATCTTTAATCTAAGTTTTTTCTTGGCTAGATTTCTAATTGTTTACGGGAACTGTGTCGAGGAATTTGTCCATATCAACATAGAACTCGCCATCAGAATAAAAACCAGGATCATCAGCACTTAGAGTCAAAGTTTGACCACTAACGCTACGGCGGAAATCTACGAGTTTAATTAATACTCCTTCAGGATCTGTTCCTGGCTTAAGAGTAATTAAGACATTTTCATCAGGACAGCTACCACCGCGAGCATTAGCAACGCATAGTACTGGCTGTTGATTTACATTCCCCGTGCGAATAAACTTCAAATTACCCTGATCGAGAAAATTCTGAAATCTTCCAGACACTGCCGAGCATCTTTTTTGAGGAGTCCAGTCGGGAGCAAATTGATTTGCCCAATTAATTAGAGTCACTCTTCCTCTAGGAGTATTAACAAATGTATTCCAACTGTTGTTGAGTTGAGCGCAATAATAGGTATTGTTGGTTTTAGTTTCTGCTGTAGCTGAGGGGACGATCGCGCTGCCAATTGCAACACTCAATCCTGCCAGCATACCAACTAAGTATTTAATCTTCATAGTATTTTCTGAGATATTACGAGCCATTAATAAAGTACACTACAAGCCTACTCCATGCTAATTTTAGCGAATATTGTTCGATCTAAACTAGCTTATCTGTTTTAACTAGGCAAATTTTACCGTAAATTTACATAACTGTAACTGGGGGGCTAACTTCGCTCGTGTAGTTGTTTTTACTCAAATTTCTAGTAGAGAGAGAAATCCGCCTCAATTCAGATTTCTCAAAACTATTAAGCTCAGCTTGAGGATTTGATACTAAAATCGATCAAGCCTTAGCTTGAAGCTGAATAATGCTTGCTTCAATTAGCTGGCGGTTTAGATTATGTCCAATCAATACCAGACGAGTCTGCCGAGATTCATTTGCTGTCCACAGGCGATCGTAAAAGGTATCAAAGCGATTGCCTACCCCCTGTAAAACTAATCGCATTGGCTTGTTTGGCACATTAACAAAGCCTTTAACGCGATATATTTCTTGCTTGGTTAAGAGTTCTTTTAGCTGTTGGAGTAAAATTTGCGGTTCAAAAGCTCGATCTAAAACAAGTTCAATTGAATTAATTTCTTCATCGTGTTCGTGTTCGCTTTCGTGATCGTGGTGGGAATGACGATTATCTAAGTCATCTTCTACCGCAGCATTAAAACCCAACAACAGGTTAGGATCGATCTTTCCCTCCTTCACGGAAATAATTTTGACCCCAGACGGCAATTCTTGTTTTAACCAAGTCTTAATTTTATTTAATGTCTCGGCATCTACCAAATCGACTTTAGTCAACAGCACTAGATCGGCACAGGCCAACTGATCTTCAAATAGTTCTTCAATCGGAGTTTCATGATCTAAGCTAGGATCGGATTGTCTTTGGGACTCCAAGGCAGCTAAATTTCCGACTAAGTTTCCTGTTGCCAAAGCGTGACAATCAACTACAGTTACTACTCCGTCTACGGTGGCACTATTACGAATTGCTGGCCAACGAAAAGCCTGAATCAACGGCTTGGGTAAGGCTAAACCTGAAGTTTCAATTAAAAGACAGTCAATTTTATCCCGACGTTTGAGCAATTCTTGCATGGTGGGATAAAATTCTTCTTGAACTGTGCAGCAGAGACAGCCGTTAGTCAATTCCACAATGTTGTTAACTGGACTTGATTCTTCGTCACAAACCTGACACGATCGCAACAAATCGCCATCAATGCCTACTTCGCCAAACTCATTAACCAAAACGGCAATGCGTCTACCTTGATTGTTTTGTAATAAATGGCGCACTAAAGTTGTCTTGCCAGCGCCCAGAAATCCTGAAATTACGGTAACGGGTATTTTGTGCATTTTTATCTATTGAAAACTGATTAAAAACTCATGAAAAAATTTAACCTAAAATTGTCTGGGAAAGGAAGGCAAAACCGATGCCGCAGATCGTAAATCCAGCAAAGCGAAGTAAGAAAGACTTGTCAGGCTGATTAATTACCCACTTGCCAAGATAGAAAGCGATCGCGCTAATCGCTAATTGAATTGAGCAAAATCCCAACAGGTATGCTCCTAAAGCCGTATTCTGAGCCCCGACGATAGATTCGCCATAGGCATAGCCGTGAAAGATCCCGGCGAGCGCACCAATCACCGATAATAAAGCCAAATTCGTCTGATTCTCTCTAGCCAGGAAGATGCCAATAACTAGTACCGAAGCAGAAATAACTAGTTCTGGAGCAGGTAAATCGACGCTTTGTAAATGAATTGCTGTACCCATAGCCGTAGCTACGACAAATGCTGTGGGAATAATCATGCCGAGCTTTTTGCTTAAGGCAGCCAGTAAGCCAATAGCAACTACAAATACGAGATGGTCGATACCAATTACAGGATGACCCAAGCCAGAGATAAATCCTTGACTAAAAGTGCTAGGAATTTTGCCCCCAGTGGGATGATGGGCTAGAGCGGGAGACGCATTAATCAATAGGGCAAAGACCAATAAGACACTGGAAAAACCAACTAAGGCGATCGCTTTATTCTTGTTCATAATTACCATATTTTGTTTTAAACCAGACAAAACTAACAGCTACTGTCAATCATTCCCTCGACAAACAAGATAAAACAGTACCTAAATTAGTTATTTACACTAGGAGTGAGGCACTATATGCCGAATAAGTGCCACTATCACAATTAAAAAAAGCCTAAAAAAAGCCGATTTTTAACTGCAATAGTTTCGACTAGTTGAGCGTGAATATTGAGAAAATCCAGAAATTTGTAGCGTGAATGAATTGTAACTGATGGATCGCGCAACTAGCATAATCTGTACCTCGCAGATTTAAAAATAGCTAACTTTGGTAGCATCGGCGGGCATTCTGACTACAGAGATTGCATACAGCAAATTCTTTACAGTTGCGGGACAGTGCCAGATTTTCACTGAACTTTCCCCCTTACGTTTGATGGTTAAATTTCATCAAAACCGATATATTCGTCAATTAACTTAGTTATTGACGCTAAAAGCCAATTTACCACAAGGTCGTAAAGCTGAAGCTTAAAACTACTTAAAATAAGGGTTATTGCTATTGCTATAATCAGCTTTGAAGCAAATCTTAAATAATTGAATATATAATGACAGACTGGCAGGTAGTTAGCGGTGGCATAACTGCACCAAAAGGATTTATTGCAGCAGGAATATCCGCAGGGCTGAAATCTACGGCTGGCGCGAAAGACCTGGCGTTAATTCTGTCTCAAACAGAGGCGATCGCAGCAGGGGTGTTTACTACTTCTCAGGTACGTGCTGCTTGCGTTGATTATTGTCGGCAACGTCTTCAGGCTAAATCTAGTGCCAGAGCTATCTTATGTAATGCAGGACAAGCCAACGCAGCTACAGGAGAGCTAGGATGGGAGGATGCCCAAGAGAGTGCCAAACTGTTAGGTCAACAGTTAAATATTTCCCCTGATGCTGTGCTTCTTGCTTCTACGGGAGTAATTGGCAAAAGAATTAAAATGGAGCAGTTGAGTCAGGCAATTCTTCCTCTGGTTAGAGCAGCAAGTGAGAATGGAGGAGCAGACGCAGCTAAGGCGATCATTACCACCGATTTAGTAACTAAAGAAATTGCGTTAGAAACTACTATTGAAGGTCGTCCTGTACGTATTGGGGGGATCGCTAAAGGTTCGGGAATGATTGCGCCAAATATGGCAACAATGCTCGGATTTATTACCTGTGATGCCGCCGTATCAACTGGTTTGTGGCATGAGATGTTGAAGCGAGCTGTCGATCAAAGTTTTAATCAGATTACGGTTGATGGCGACACCAGTACTAATGATTGCGTCCTTGCCTTGGCTAATGGACAGTCTCGCACCACCGCAATTACAGAGCAAAGTCAAAATTCCCAAAAGCTAGAGGCAATGTTGACTGAAGTTTGTCAATATTTAGCCAAAGCGATCGCTCGTGATGGGGAAGGGGCAACTTGTTTAATTGAAGTACAGGTGTCGGGCGCACCCGACGCTCGAGCTGCTTCTCAGGTAGCAAAAACCATCGTTGGCTCATCTTTAGTTAAGTCGGCTGTGTTTGGGCGCGATCCTAACTGGGGCAGAATTGCAGCAGCAGCAGGTAGAGCAGGTGTCAAATTTTATCAGGACGAATTAAATATCAAGTTAGGGGAGATTATCTTGATGCGTAATGGACAACCCCAAGAATTTGACCGCAATGCAGCTAGTAATTACCTCGAGCAAGCGGCAGCAGGTGAGTATCTAAAAACAGACACCGTATTAATCTCGGTCAATATTGGTGTCGGCCCTGGTAAAAGCACCGCCTGGGGTTGCGACTTGACTTATAAATATGTTGAGATTAACGCTGAATATACTACTTAATCAAGTTAAAGTAGCTTAATTGCGCGAATTTCTACCTTGATTTGAAGCTCTAAGTCAAAGATTACTATGACTAAAACCATAATCGGAGTTATGGGTGCGGGAGATTTAGCCACTGCCGAAGATCTCGAGTTGGCCGAGCGATTGGGAAGCGCGATCGCCGAGAATAACTGGGCGCTGCTTACTGGCGGCAGAAATTCAGGAGTAATGGATGCAGCAAGTCGTGGGGCAAAAGCTAGCAATGGCTTGGTTATCGGAGTTTTACCAAGCAACAGCACCGTTGGGATATCTGATGCGGTTGATAT
This Coleofasciculaceae cyanobacterium DNA region includes the following protein-coding sequences:
- the cobA gene encoding uroporphyrinogen-III C-methyltransferase, which encodes MTENLMQGKVYLVGAGVGGEEYLTVRGKQLLNTAEVLIYDALVDEGLLKLVTQDCLKIHVGKRGGQLSTTQAEINQLLVAYCLQGKQVVRLKSGDPFIFGRANEEILALQKKNCSFELVPGISSALAAPLLAGIPLTDKKLSRCFVVVSGHQPEQLNWSVLSGVDTIVILMGGRSLEQIIQNLIANGRSPNESIAIIRHCGRSQQQVFWGTLTDIVETTAEISLSPVVIVIGKVVQLSNQDSPQVISMPLANKTILVTRAAQQSSKFSTLLQQQGATVVEIPALTIAPPSSWTALDRAIADLSQFQWLILTSANGVDYFFNRLTTLGYDARALGGVKIAVVGRKTASVLQTRQLNPDFIPPNFVADSLVANFPEDLTGQKVLFPRVETGGREILVQELTSQGASVIEVAAYQSKSPEQIDRQAWQALKQHEIDVVTFASSKTVKNFYQLLQQQSDLITIESILAKVCLASIGPQTSKTCRELLGRIDLEAEEYSLEGLTTAIINYKLS
- a CDS encoding YdcF family protein; translated protein: MYGVELYKDGAAPKIILTGERIQWTGGESSEAESLATILELMGIPRSAMILESKSLTTYENAVFTKQILLVTSAAHMPRLLGIFSKQGIKAIPAPADFMISDRNLIENCFSVESRILSFIRNAQSLDYTTQALKKYIGTLIYRLKGWLSEKLRL
- a CDS encoding serine protease yields the protein MKWLPNKGSQNQDIHRKNYINRLILNSTSQVTKLMICLVGTGMFLSGDASKVKLKTFASVSPQKLSPKINQIASEISVKISDGDFLGSGFVVQQAGKQYIVITNQHVLRAGKAPYKITTYDGKTYSAEVISKLNNTDSKYDLAFLRFEADAIYPTAKIGNSIYLEVGEPIFAAGFPSDKLEQPTADIFAQSNLNTSRGLTLELGRVAIILNQALEEGYQIGYTNNVKKGMSGGPLLNSQGEVVGVNGKHAYPLWDSPEVYQDGSELCPALQELINRSSLAIPIEKSIELNPQLESLRIKSVPKVVSEFSPTSKNSQLVVKMQAEAEATTRSCQDDYHQPKDSIDRRNSESILYQ
- a CDS encoding COP23 domain-containing protein, whose protein sequence is MKIKYLVGMLAGLSVAIGSAIVPSATAETKTNNTYYCAQLNNSWNTFVNTPRGRVTLINWANQFAPDWTPQKRCSAVSGRFQNFLDQGNLKFIRTGNVNQQPVLCVANARGGSCPDENVLITLKPGTDPEGVLIKLVDFRRSVSGQTLTLSADDPGFYSDGEFYVDMDKFLDTVPVNN
- the cobW gene encoding cobalamin biosynthesis protein CobW is translated as MHKIPVTVISGFLGAGKTTLVRHLLQNNQGRRIAVLVNEFGEVGIDGDLLRSCQVCDEESSPVNNIVELTNGCLCCTVQEEFYPTMQELLKRRDKIDCLLIETSGLALPKPLIQAFRWPAIRNSATVDGVVTVVDCHALATGNLVGNLAALESQRQSDPSLDHETPIEELFEDQLACADLVLLTKVDLVDAETLNKIKTWLKQELPSGVKIISVKEGKIDPNLLLGFNAAVEDDLDNRHSHHDHESEHEHDEEINSIELVLDRAFEPQILLQQLKELLTKQEIYRVKGFVNVPNKPMRLVLQGVGNRFDTFYDRLWTANESRQTRLVLIGHNLNRQLIEASIIQLQAKA
- a CDS encoding HupE/UreJ family protein, with translation MNKNKAIALVGFSSVLLVFALLINASPALAHHPTGGKIPSTFSQGFISGLGHPVIGIDHLVFVVAIGLLAALSKKLGMIIPTAFVVATAMGTAIHLQSVDLPAPELVISASVLVIGIFLARENQTNLALLSVIGALAGIFHGYAYGESIVGAQNTALGAYLLGFCSIQLAISAIAFYLGKWVINQPDKSFLLRFAGFTICGIGFAFLSQTILG
- the argJ gene encoding bifunctional ornithine acetyltransferase/N-acetylglutamate synthase → MTDWQVVSGGITAPKGFIAAGISAGLKSTAGAKDLALILSQTEAIAAGVFTTSQVRAACVDYCRQRLQAKSSARAILCNAGQANAATGELGWEDAQESAKLLGQQLNISPDAVLLASTGVIGKRIKMEQLSQAILPLVRAASENGGADAAKAIITTDLVTKEIALETTIEGRPVRIGGIAKGSGMIAPNMATMLGFITCDAAVSTGLWHEMLKRAVDQSFNQITVDGDTSTNDCVLALANGQSRTTAITEQSQNSQKLEAMLTEVCQYLAKAIARDGEGATCLIEVQVSGAPDARAASQVAKTIVGSSLVKSAVFGRDPNWGRIAAAAGRAGVKFYQDELNIKLGEIILMRNGQPQEFDRNAASNYLEQAAAGEYLKTDTVLISVNIGVGPGKSTAWGCDLTYKYVEINAEYTT